Proteins from one Emys orbicularis isolate rEmyOrb1 chromosome 2, rEmyOrb1.hap1, whole genome shotgun sequence genomic window:
- the CDCA2 gene encoding cell division cycle-associated protein 2 has product MRRQSRQIINTVADIKENMEGIIEEDRDISSMPVSKDKIVRVDESKSTKVSEMENLNGRSPTNVQKPRVKCNKYVGRKSYQNSKDDSKLTVNESLSVKQTGNLLEPSLSFLTLDKLQSPFSEGRPTFLGAASYLTPNKSEADVKPNCGTSEKLMKKPIDFASVTIAEFGITPESFTAKPSVGKSMALKLRRRSTIGVRGSPENNSLIRYLAQQRRNRTEDPFTKQASPFKHQNVGSLKDKISAFQSSFQSAQEDEERACFPGLSQEERVSQAAGYSQNKPPFTKQHEQFQLSEELASERKSVAYRENWKEKLTNGDKTPASIQVCKIVSPPEEVPIIETTTATISTEIPCTPPITESGSLSLEIIPLTGIPKTPRNITSECISEEVGGNTGSQLSRKKVTFAEELSLEIFDETMPPVTPPQKGNLPSSEKSHNGSSCLRSVLKKTPVKLLMENVKELVSNTTGMEGNEPLLFSDLSRSCEELQTDRSNTKTIDTTDENSSEKPMKRKKVTFGEELSPEVFDKTLPANTPLHKGATPISNPGSQSDSPSTVISPMREPLSQPNFDDCDGDEYVKPLQESVAVPENRKVYLTEINSFDNKNSCTRITRSSTKRKYINISEETGVTISTDITAKNAQDIKNLRKSKVQRGKENKSAPKSISKVKLRSYGGKRGKKKVEKSLYGQREVASKKPLLSPIPEIPEVFSSAPSSPNSPKTHILLFSDYSKSSNAHIGSMNEVVEQKKVVGRIKRKVPITNKRPNTKELYIVEASSTSGIECQSSDSGPDPASTINIEVLNIQENIQTENELGSPLMSLEQKESDVCVNDQISEEDSNKTSCQQSEPSLMREHTSPIIVKSNSLLPLLNTIMQEIKSTSPLDTSDDKEHEKARDVLIENECVLESDHPSNNSEMLNELEFLNLQDISVSENTQTGCSITDFARERTADSDASLKRFKRPSRKGRSTMYLSELENLHFEAFGNNLSSSYFNEQEPRIENDSEMFSDLHYSIEQSFLKASEDHGKKVRRSMRLHKNAENEGLVWIKIPTEIHKDSLSDSACKSRRTMYASIFKESENIHQRQENWSQFSALGKENNECVPVAGGSCKTRRRSMCASTSQETKNITQTRKKRRASLVYNNKNYQKESEVEVSFENHPNA; this is encoded by the exons ATGCGCAGACAATCTAGACAAATTATAAACACCGTTGCTGACATAAAAGAAAATATGGAAGGAATTATTGAAGAAGATAGAGATATTTCTTCTATGCCTGTTTCAAAAGACAAGATTGTCAGAGTGGATGAATCAAAAAGCACAAAGGTTTCAGAAATGGAAAATTTAAATGGCAGGAGCCCCACAAATGTGCAGAAACCCAGAGTGAAATGCAATAAATATGTGGGGAGAAAATCATATCAGAATAGTAAGGATGATAGTAAACTGACAGTTAATGAAAGCCTTTCTGTTAAACAAACAGGAAACTTACTTGAACCTTCCTTGTCCTTTTTGACATTAGACAAACTGCAAAGTCCTTTTTCAGAAGGCAGACCTACATTTTTGGGTGCTGCAAGCTATCTGACGCCAAACAAAAGTGAAGCAGATGTAAAACCTAATTGTGGAACATCGGAGAAACTAATGAAGAAACCTATTGATTTTGCTAGTGTAACAATAGCTGAATTTGGGATTACTCCAGAGTCTTTTACTGCTAAGCCATCTGTAG gGAAATCCATGGCTTTAAAACTTAGGCGCAGATCTACAATTGGAGTACGGGGTTCCCCTGAAAATAATAGCCTTATTCGATATCTTGCCCAACAAAGGAGGAACAGAACCGAAGACCCTTTCACAAAG CAGGCCAGCCCTTTTAAACATCAAAATGTTGGCTCGTTAAAGGATAAAATATCTGCCTTCCAATCATCTTTTCAGTCAGCGCAAGAGGACGAAGAGAGGGCTTGCTTTCCTGGGCTCTCGCAGGAGGAGAGAGTGTCCCAGGCAGCAGGCTATT CTCAGAACAAACCACCTTTTACAAAACAGCATGAACAGTTTCAGTTGAGTGAAGAGTTAGCATCTGAACGCAAGAGTGTTGCGTACAGGGAAAACTGGAAAGAAAAATTAACTAATGGTGATAAAACTCCAGCCAGTATCCAGGTATGCAAGATTGTCTCTCCACCAGAGGAGGTGCCCATCATTGAAACTACTACTGCTACAATTTCAACG GAAATTCCCTGTACGCCACCAATTACTGAATCTGGAAGCTTATCTTTAGAGATTATTCCACTAACGGGCATCCCAAAGACACCACGCA ATATTACTTCTGAGTGTATCAGTGAGGAAGTTGGAGGTAATACTGGATCGCAGCTAAGCAGAAAGAAAGTTACCTTTGCAGAAGAACTGAGCTTGGAGATATTTGATGAAACCATGCCACCTGTTACGCCACCACAAAAGGGAAACCTTCCATCCAGTGAAAAATCACATAATGGCTCCTCCTGCCTTCGATCTGTTCTGAAGAAAACACCAGTAAAACTACTGATGGAAAACGTGAAG GAACTCGTAAGCAATACTACTGGCATGGAAGGAAATGAACCTCTTTTATTCTCTGATCTTTCAAGAAGTTGTGAAGAACTGCAAACAG ATAGAAGTAATACTAAAACAATAGACACAACAGATGAGAACAGCTCTGAAAAGCCAATGAAGAGAAAGAAGGTTACTTTTGGAGAGGAGCTAAGCCCAGAAGTATTTGATAAAACCTTGCCTGCAAATACACCATTGCATAAAGGAGCGACCCCAATCAGTAACCCAGGCTCACAAAGCGATAGCCCTTCCACAGTAATAAGTCCTATGAGAGAACCTTTATCCCAGCCAAATTTTGATGACTGTGATGGTGAT gAATATGTTAAGCCTCTTCAAGAGTCTGTAGCAGTCCCTGAGAATAGGAAAG TGTATTTAACAGAAATTAATTCCTTTGATAACAAAAACTCTTGTACCAGAATAACCCGGTCCTCTACTAAAAGAAAG TATATCAACATTTCAGAAGAGACTGGTGTTACCATCTCGACAGATATAACGGCCAAAAATGCTCAAGATATTAAAAATCTAAGAAAGAGCAAGGTtcaaagaggaaaggaaaacaaatctgCCCCCAAAAGTATATCC AAGGTAAAACTTAGAAGTTATGGaggaaaaagaggaaagaaaaaggtAGAAAAATCCTTGTATGGTCAGAGAGAAGTAGCTTCCAAGAAACCTCTTTTGAGCCCAATTCCTGAGATCCCAGAGGTCTTCTCTTCTGCACCATCTTCTCCAAACTCACCTAAGACACACATTCTGCTCTTCTCAG ATTATTCCAAATCCAGTAATGCACACATAGGATCTATGAATGAAGTCGTTGAACAGAAAAAAGTGGTTGGAAGAATCAAAAGGAAAGTGCCTATAACAAACAAACGTCCAAACACTAAAGAACTCTACATTGTAGAAGCCAGCAGCACCAGTGGCATCGAGTGTCAGTCATCAGAcagtggccctgatcctgcttcaACCATTAATATTGAGGTGCTTAATATACAGGAAAACATTCAAACAGAAAATGAGCTGGGATCACCCTTAATGTCACTAGAACAGAAAGAGAGTGATGTTTGTGTGAATGATCAGATCAGTGAAGAAGACAGCAATAAGACCAGCTGTCAGCAGTCTGAGCCCAGTCTTATGAGAGAACACACTTCACCTATCATTGTAAAATCAAATTCTCTTTTGCCACTACTAAACACTATTATGCAAGAAATTAAGAGCACTTCCCCACTTGATACATCTGACGACAAAGAACATGAAAAAGCGAGAGATGTCTTAATAGAAAATGAATGTGTACTGGAAAGTGATCATCCTTCAAATAACTCAGAGATGCTAAATGAGCTAGAGTTCTTAAACCTGCAGGACATCAGTGTAAGTGAAAATACTCAAACTGGATGTTCTATTACAGACTTTGCAAGAGAACGAACAGCTGACAGTGATGCCAGTCTTAAAAGGTTCAAAAGGCCTTCAAGAAAAGGCAGAAGCACTATGTACCTTTCTGAACTTGAGAATctccattttgaagcatttggaaACAATCTCTCTAGTTCTTATTTTAATGAGCAAGAACCCCGGATAGAAAATGACTCAGAAATGTTTAGTGATCTACATTACTCTATAGAACAGTCCTTCTTGAAGGCGAGTGAGGATCATGGAAAAAAGGTAAGACGCAGTATGAGGCTGCATAAAAATGCAGAAAATGAGGGACTTGTGTGGATTAAAATACCTACTGAGATTCACAAGGACTCTTTGTCAGATTCTGCTTGCAAATCGAGGAGGACGATGTATGCATCCATCTTTAAAGAATCTGAGAACATTCATCAAAGACAAGAAAATTGGAGCCAATTTTCAGCTTTGGGGAAAGAGAACAATGAGTGTGTTCCTGTTGCAGGGGGTTCTTGCAAAACACGCAGGAGGAGCATGTGTGCATCCACTTCCCAGGAAACCAAAAATATAACTCAAACACGGAAAAAGAGAAGGGCAAGCCTTGTGTACAATAATAAAAATTACCAAAAGGAGTCTGAAGTGGAAGTATCCTTTGAGAACCATCCTAATGCCTAG